A genomic region of Psychrobacter sp. M13 contains the following coding sequences:
- the kdsA gene encoding 3-deoxy-8-phosphooctulonate synthase, which produces MDNLLTAQSHIQLSTPSGDSAITIGNDQPFVLFGGMNVLESKELAFEIAEQYIDICERLQIDYVFKASFDKANRSSLTSFRGPGLDKGIDWLGQIKEKYGVPIITDVHEPYQAQPVAEVADIIQLPAFLSRQTDLVEAMAKTGAIINIKKAQFLAPHEMRHIMNKCLEAGNDKLILCERGSSFGYNNLVVDMLGFDTMKQMDVPVFFDVTHSLQQPGGRSDSAGGRREQITTLARAGMATGLAGLFLEAHPSPETAKCDGPCALRMSQLEPFLKQLKQLDELVKGFEVLDTQ; this is translated from the coding sequence ATGGATAATTTATTAACCGCACAATCACATATTCAGCTTAGTACTCCTAGTGGCGATAGTGCTATCACTATTGGTAACGATCAGCCCTTTGTGTTATTTGGCGGGATGAACGTTCTGGAGTCTAAGGAGCTGGCTTTTGAGATTGCTGAACAGTATATCGATATCTGTGAGCGCCTACAGATCGACTATGTGTTCAAAGCCAGTTTTGATAAAGCCAATCGTTCAAGCCTGACCTCATTTCGTGGCCCTGGGTTGGATAAAGGCATTGATTGGCTGGGTCAAATCAAAGAAAAATACGGCGTGCCAATTATTACCGATGTCCATGAGCCCTATCAAGCACAGCCTGTTGCTGAAGTTGCTGATATCATTCAACTGCCTGCGTTCTTATCCCGTCAGACAGATTTGGTAGAGGCGATGGCCAAAACAGGCGCGATTATTAACATCAAAAAAGCACAGTTTTTAGCGCCGCACGAGATGCGCCATATTATGAATAAGTGCCTTGAAGCAGGCAATGACAAGCTTATCTTGTGCGAGCGCGGAAGTAGCTTTGGTTATAATAATCTAGTGGTCGATATGCTGGGCTTTGATACTATGAAGCAGATGGATGTACCTGTATTCTTTGATGTGACGCATAGTCTGCAGCAGCCAGGTGGACGTAGCGATAGCGCTGGAGGTCGTCGTGAGCAGATTACTACCCTTGCGCGCGCTGGTATGGCAACGGGGCTTGCAGGGCTGTTTTTAGAGGCGCATCCGAGTCCTGAGACTGCAAAGTGTGATGGTCCCTGTGCGCTACGTATGAGCCAGTTAGAGCCGTTTTTAAAGCAATTAAAGCAACTTGATGAGCTAGTAAAAGGCTTTGAGGTTTTAGATACGCAATAA